One window of the Bos indicus isolate NIAB-ARS_2022 breed Sahiwal x Tharparkar chromosome 15, NIAB-ARS_B.indTharparkar_mat_pri_1.0, whole genome shotgun sequence genome contains the following:
- the LOC109568857 gene encoding F-box only protein 27-like has product MRGAESGCGGLLQQQPRGLTRRLWAPQSPGACPPRPRSAPRATGGSRPEPTAHRDAPEGTELPAPKHAALALPPWHCRPVCRHWRDVVDGWDLWRSILPWKHPDLWPVISNCLPPADDPGPCILGRFCERRPIGRKLTANPAGKDLWNCMVLSGSDSSEEEEDLGARLKTSGETSYSPAYRCWYKGEILDLEEEGLWRELLDSGKIWISVCRRWTEQQGSDRMYQLVVKLLDANYAILHYFFHKRFPVRPRTGSFSFRIMHAFTNIKKGVRFVLFDHSVEGYDSWPEQCGVCRPQSSVIVRIRP; this is encoded by the coding sequence ATGCGCGGGGCGGAGAGCGGCTGCGGTGGTCTGCTGCAGCAGCAGCCGCGGGGCCTAACGAGGAGACTATGGGCGCCTCAATCTCCTGGGGCCTGCCCCCCGCGTCCCAGATCCGCACCGCGAGCCACAGGAGGCTCCAGGCCGGAACCAACTGCCCATCGAGATGCTCCGGAAGGTACTGAGCTACCTGCCCCCAAGCACGCTGCTCTGGCACTGCCGCCCTGGCACTGCCGCCCGGTGTGCCGGCACTGGCGAGACGTGGTGGACGGCTGGGACCTGTGGCGGAGCATCCTGCCTTGGAAACACCCCGACCTGTGGCCCGTCATCAGCAACTGCCTGCCCCCTGCTGACGACCCCGGGCCCTGCATCCTAGGCCGCTTCTGCGAGCGCAGACCCATAGGACGCAAGCTCACCGCGAACCCCGCAGGCAAAGACCTCTGGAACTGTATGGTGCTGAGTGGTAGCGATAGctcagaggaagaggaagacttGGGGGCCAGGCTGAAAACTTCTGGGGAGACGAGCTACAGTCCTGCCTACAGGTGTTGGTACAAAGGAGAAATTTTGGATCTGGAGGAGGAGGGTCTGTGGCGGGAACTCCTGGATAGTGGAAAGATTTGGATTTCTGTCTGTCGCCGCTGGACAGAACAACAAGGCAGTGACCGGATGTATCAGCTAGTCGTCAAGCTTCTAGATGCCAACTATGCCATCTTACATTATTTCTTCCATAAACGTTTTCCCGTCCGGCCGCGGACAGGCAGTTTCTCCTTTCGGATCATGCATGCCTTCACCAACATCAAGAAGGGCGTCCGCTTTGTGTTGTTTGACCACAGTGTCGAGGGCTATGATTCGTGGCCTGAGCAGTGTGGAGTCTGCAGGCCCCAATCCAGTGTCATCGTACGGATCCGTCCCTAG
- the CAVIN3 gene encoding caveolae-associated protein 3, whose protein sequence is MGESALESGPVPGAPAGGPVHAVTVVTLLEKLATMLETLRERQGGLAQRQGGLAGSVRRIQSNLGALSRSHDTTSNTLAQLLAKAERVGSHADAAQERAVRRAAQVQRLEANHGLLVARGKLHVLLFKEEAEIPAKAFQKAPEPLGPVELGPQLPEAEAEESSDEEEPVESRARRLRRTGLEKVQSLRRALSGRKGHAAPTPTPVKPPRLGPGRSAEGQREAQPALESKLEPEPPQDTEEDPGRPGAAEAAAVLQVESAA, encoded by the exons ATGGGGGAGAGCGCTCTGGAGTCGGGGCCTGTGCCCGGAGCGCCGGCAGGGGGTCCGGTGCACGCCGTCACGGTGGTCACCCTGCTGGAGAAGCTGGCCACCATGCTGGAGACGCTGCGCGAGCGGCAGGGGGGCCTGGCTCAGAGGCAGGGCGGCCTGGCGGGCTCCGTGCGCCGCATCCAGAGCAACCTGGGCGCGCTGAGTCGCAGCCACGATACCACGAGCAACACGCTGGCGCAGCTGCTGGCCAAGGCGGAGCGCGTGGGCTCGCACGCGGATGCCGCCCAGGAGCGCGCCGTGCGCCGCGCCGCCCAGGTGCAGCGGCTGGAGGCCAACCATGGGCTGCTGGTGGCGCGCGGGAAGCTCCACGTTCTGCTCTTCAAG GAGGAAGCTGAAATCCCAGCCAAGGCCTTCCAGAAAGCGCCGGAGCCCTTAGGCCCGGTGGAACTTGGCCCACAGCTGCCCGAAGCCGAAGCTGAAGAGAGCTCAGACGAGGAGGAGCCCGTGGAGTCCAGGGCACGGAGGCTGAGGCGTACCGGGTTGGAGAAGGTACAGAGCCTGCGAAGGGCCCTTTCAGGCCGCAAAGGCCATGCCGCGCCAACACCCACGCCTGTTAAGCCACCTCGCCTTGGGCCGGGCCGGAGTGCTGAGGGCCAGCGGGAAGCCCAGCCTGCTCTGGAGTCCAAGCTGGAGCCAGAACCTCCGCAAGACACCGAGGAGGATCCCGGGAGACCTGGGGCTGCCGAAGCAGCGGCTGTGCTCCAAGTAGAGAGTGCGGCCTGA